Proteins co-encoded in one Cytobacillus sp. NJ13 genomic window:
- a CDS encoding GNAT family N-acetyltransferase, whose product MILELGELNESDIPGLIDLSASVGWDYDEHEVGTLLRSGRVFGHKNAEGSIVSSAAIIRYDTNLASIGMVIVHEEYRGLGLGKEAAQRCASSVPGDIAVMLIATKEGKPLYEKMGFITVDFIHKYICDEVASDKSEDGLSIEAFIQSDFPKILEIDAAAFGDKRSAFLRNRIRQSKQCLVAKNNNGEIIGYGLSIHGPVNLILGPIAAPDSETAALIVEKLALHHKGKLRIDVPEGRTDFMSYLERSGFVKANTPPVMMKNSAAMPQRNHSLYAIASQAFG is encoded by the coding sequence ATGATATTAGAGCTAGGAGAACTAAATGAAAGCGATATTCCCGGACTGATTGATCTGTCGGCTTCAGTTGGCTGGGATTATGACGAACATGAGGTTGGAACCCTGTTGAGATCCGGCAGAGTTTTCGGGCATAAAAATGCTGAGGGCAGTATTGTTTCGAGTGCAGCAATCATTCGTTATGATACTAATTTGGCCTCTATTGGCATGGTTATTGTTCATGAAGAATATAGAGGATTAGGGCTGGGAAAGGAAGCAGCTCAAAGGTGTGCATCCAGTGTCCCTGGCGATATAGCCGTAATGTTAATTGCGACAAAGGAAGGCAAGCCTTTGTATGAGAAAATGGGCTTCATCACTGTGGATTTTATTCACAAATATATTTGTGATGAGGTTGCTTCAGATAAGTCTGAAGATGGACTTTCTATTGAAGCATTTATTCAGTCAGATTTTCCGAAAATCCTCGAAATAGATGCTGCTGCCTTTGGAGATAAGCGAAGCGCTTTTCTGCGCAATCGAATCCGCCAGTCCAAACAATGTCTTGTTGCTAAAAATAATAATGGAGAAATCATTGGATATGGATTATCCATACATGGGCCAGTAAATTTAATTCTCGGACCCATTGCAGCTCCAGATTCTGAAACAGCTGCTTTAATCGTAGAAAAATTGGCTTTACATCATAAAGGGAAGCTGCGAATTGATGTTCCAGAGGGAAGAACGGATTTTATGTCCTATTTGGAGCGAAGCGGTTTCGTTAAAGCAAATACTCCCCCAGTCATGATGAAAAATTCAGCAGCTATGCCGCAGAGGAACCATTCCTTATATGCTATTGCTTCGCAGGCTTTTGGATAG
- a CDS encoding EamA family transporter — translation MSIILALLAAVFASFTAILAKIGIEKVDSNLATAVRTIVVVIMAYLMVVITGETESILTISVKSYIFLVLSGLTTGLSWICFFKAIQIGDVSKVVPIDKSSVVLTILLSFIILREPATALVVSGGVIISIGTFVLIGKDRKKSRKRKVFNTKSYIFLAVLSAVFAAATNILAKIGIEDVDSNVATFIRTVVIIIFAWGIVFFQGTFKDLKNISKKSYLFLFLSGAATGLSWLCYFGALAIGKVSVVNPIDKFSVVLTMILSFIILKERPTMNTIAGAILITIGTALLII, via the coding sequence ATGAGCATCATTTTAGCTCTGCTTGCCGCAGTATTTGCATCCTTCACAGCCATCCTCGCAAAAATTGGCATTGAAAAAGTTGATTCCAATCTGGCTACAGCAGTCCGGACGATTGTGGTGGTCATCATGGCCTATCTAATGGTCGTGATTACCGGAGAAACAGAAAGCATCTTGACTATTTCTGTAAAATCGTACATATTTCTCGTTCTTTCAGGCCTGACAACAGGCTTATCATGGATCTGTTTCTTTAAAGCCATTCAGATCGGAGATGTGTCAAAAGTAGTACCCATTGATAAGTCGAGCGTCGTCTTAACCATCCTGTTATCATTTATTATTCTAAGGGAACCCGCTACAGCTTTAGTTGTTTCAGGGGGAGTCATTATCTCCATTGGAACCTTTGTTTTAATCGGCAAAGACAGGAAAAAGAGCCGCAAGAGGAAAGTATTCAATACAAAATCGTATATTTTCCTGGCGGTATTGTCTGCGGTATTTGCTGCAGCCACCAATATTTTAGCAAAGATAGGAATTGAAGACGTTGACTCCAATGTGGCTACTTTCATCCGAACTGTGGTCATCATTATTTTCGCATGGGGAATTGTGTTTTTTCAGGGGACGTTTAAGGATCTTAAAAACATTTCTAAAAAGTCTTATCTATTTCTTTTCCTCTCGGGAGCCGCAACCGGATTATCCTGGCTGTGCTATTTCGGCGCTCTCGCCATCGGCAAGGTTAGTGTGGTTAACCCCATCGATAAGTTTAGTGTGGTGCTGACAATGATATTAAGTTTTATTATTTTAAAAGAAAGACCGACTATGAATACAATTGCAGGCGCAATTTTGATTACGATCGGGACGGCATTGCTGATTATCTAG
- a CDS encoding VOC family protein — MKLGAFSVSLTVKDIKKSKEFYEKLGFEALGGDIAQNWLILKNENCVIGLFQGMFEKNILTFNPGWNQNAENLEGFTDIRDLQKQLKEQGIHIINEADESGSGPASFTLEDPDGNAILFDQHR, encoded by the coding sequence ATGAAACTGGGAGCATTTTCAGTAAGTTTAACTGTTAAAGACATTAAGAAGTCAAAAGAGTTTTACGAAAAACTTGGTTTTGAAGCATTAGGCGGGGATATTGCGCAAAACTGGCTGATCTTAAAGAATGAAAACTGTGTGATAGGTCTATTCCAAGGCATGTTCGAGAAAAACATCCTTACATTTAACCCTGGCTGGAACCAAAACGCAGAAAATTTAGAGGGATTCACTGACATTCGGGACCTTCAAAAGCAGCTGAAGGAACAAGGAATTCATATTATAAACGAAGCAGATGAGTCAGGCTCCGGCCCTGCAAGCTTCACCCTCGAAGATCCGGATGGCAACGCCATTCTTTTCGACCAGCATAGGTAG
- a CDS encoding phospholipase: MTRRKQIPCLFPGYRWCGPGCSGPEAPINGVDACCKAHDKCWTSGRSKCSCDQEFLRCLKPKTNRHGEEGTIASIIYIYMKIQTDFTCSRFRRRRLY; encoded by the coding sequence TTGACAAGAAGAAAACAGATTCCTTGCCTTTTCCCCGGATACAGATGGTGCGGTCCCGGATGCAGCGGACCAGAAGCCCCTATTAATGGCGTGGATGCCTGCTGCAAGGCACATGATAAATGCTGGACAAGCGGGAGATCAAAATGCAGCTGTGACCAGGAATTCCTCAGATGCCTGAAGCCTAAAACAAATAGGCATGGTGAAGAAGGAACAATTGCGTCGATCATTTATATTTATATGAAAATCCAAACCGATTTTACCTGCAGCCGGTTCAGGAGAAGAAGACTGTATTAA
- a CDS encoding VOC family protein, with product MIKQVGQIMLYVNNQDEAVNFWTEKAGFKVIAEEDNGQRMRWIEVAPSKEAETSIILHNKEWVEKMSPGLNLGTPSLMFFTENIEQLYSDFSKKDIPVGEIVDMPSGRVFNFADGEENYFAVMEKK from the coding sequence ATGATTAAACAAGTCGGACAAATAATGCTATACGTTAACAATCAGGATGAAGCAGTGAATTTTTGGACTGAAAAAGCCGGGTTTAAGGTAATAGCCGAAGAAGATAATGGCCAGAGAATGAGATGGATCGAAGTGGCTCCATCAAAGGAGGCGGAAACGAGCATCATTCTCCACAATAAGGAGTGGGTAGAGAAGATGTCGCCGGGGTTAAACCTGGGCACCCCATCATTGATGTTCTTCACAGAAAATATTGAACAACTGTATAGCGACTTTTCAAAAAAGGACATTCCCGTTGGAGAAATTGTAGACATGCCTTCCGGCCGGGTTTTTAACTTTGCTGATGGGGAAGAAAATTACTTTGCTGTGATGGAGAAAAAGTGA
- a CDS encoding cysteine desulfurase family protein, translating into MKKVYLDYNASTPLAPEVVDAMNPLLSDFYGNPSALHWAGQPVKEKLMIARKQVAGLLSCLPEEVIFTSGGSEANNLALKGYYFKHQQKGKHIITSKVEHPAIVEPLKFLERLGAEITMVDVDAFGMVYPEDVENAIREDTILITIMHSNNEVGTLQPIDEIGGIARRHRIAFHTDASQSAGKVPVDVDLLNVDMLTIAGHKLYAPKGIGALYIRKGIELEPLIHGAGHEFGLRAGTENTLLAAGLGKACELAQEHVWDRKLAELTNYFWGQLKETFGDEVALNGHEEKRLPNTLNVSFINGVGQDILAAIPQLAASTGSACHSGKVDLSPVLREMKVPEHVGMGAVRFSLGRYTIKEELDQAVSWLKETV; encoded by the coding sequence ATGAAAAAAGTTTATCTCGATTACAATGCAAGCACACCTTTGGCACCGGAGGTTGTGGATGCCATGAATCCGCTGCTGTCGGACTTTTATGGGAATCCTTCCGCACTGCATTGGGCTGGGCAGCCAGTAAAAGAGAAGCTGATGATTGCAAGGAAACAGGTGGCTGGCTTGTTGTCATGTTTGCCGGAAGAGGTTATTTTTACAAGCGGCGGAAGTGAAGCGAATAATTTGGCATTAAAGGGTTATTATTTCAAACATCAGCAAAAAGGCAAACACATTATTACGTCAAAAGTCGAGCATCCTGCCATTGTAGAGCCCCTGAAATTTCTGGAGCGTCTCGGTGCTGAAATCACCATGGTGGATGTAGATGCATTTGGGATGGTATATCCTGAGGATGTTGAAAATGCCATACGGGAAGATACAATCCTGATCACCATCATGCATTCAAACAATGAAGTGGGGACCCTTCAGCCGATTGATGAAATAGGGGGAATCGCCAGAAGACACAGGATCGCTTTTCATACCGATGCTTCTCAATCCGCGGGCAAGGTACCCGTTGATGTCGATCTTCTGAATGTGGATATGCTCACTATAGCAGGCCATAAATTGTATGCCCCTAAAGGAATTGGCGCCTTATATATCAGAAAAGGCATAGAGCTTGAGCCGCTCATTCATGGGGCCGGACACGAGTTTGGATTGCGTGCAGGAACAGAGAACACTCTGCTGGCAGCTGGGCTCGGAAAAGCCTGTGAGTTGGCTCAGGAGCATGTCTGGGACCGCAAGCTTGCTGAATTAACGAATTATTTTTGGGGTCAATTGAAGGAGACATTTGGTGATGAGGTTGCCCTTAATGGCCATGAAGAAAAGCGGCTCCCGAATACTCTGAATGTCAGTTTTATCAATGGGGTTGGCCAGGACATTTTAGCCGCCATCCCACAGCTTGCTGCCTCTACAGGATCAGCCTGCCATTCAGGCAAAGTGGATTTGTCTCCTGTTTTGAGGGAAATGAAGGTTCCTGAACATGTTGGAATGGGTGCTGTCAGATTCAGTCTTGGAAGATATACGATAAAAGAGGAACTTGATCAGGCGGTTTCCTGGCTGAAAGAAACAGTTTAA
- a CDS encoding DUF3231 family protein, whose translation MSDNQNTELTAAEIAQLWSAYLNSSMCNCIFTYFLHTVEDQELQSMLQDSIQLTETHLQKLTGFFENEGLSVPYGFKAEEDVKANAPRLYSENFTLNFLYNIAMFAVNFYALAKTLSVRSDILEYFNNCLMEINEYETKLKKMLLNKGIYMKSPHVIPVKETSFVESKKFMGGLFGDKRPPNVIEITNIYMNLKRNAMGKTIMVGFSQVAQSKEVGQFMVRGRDIAAKHTQVFAGMLEESYLPVSMTWDMEVTDSTDPPFSDKLMMFMTTSLIALSAGVYATSAASSARKDIAINFIRLSAEIANFAEDGANILIKNGWFEEPPHPADHDELANI comes from the coding sequence ATGAGTGATAATCAAAACACGGAATTAACTGCAGCTGAAATAGCGCAATTATGGTCGGCTTATTTGAACAGCAGCATGTGTAATTGTATTTTCACCTACTTTTTACATACTGTTGAAGACCAGGAACTACAGTCTATGCTTCAGGATAGTATTCAATTGACTGAAACACATTTACAGAAGCTGACTGGCTTTTTTGAAAACGAAGGGTTATCCGTGCCATATGGATTTAAAGCTGAGGAGGATGTAAAGGCTAATGCTCCAAGGCTGTATTCAGAAAATTTCACACTGAATTTTCTATATAATATTGCCATGTTTGCTGTCAATTTTTATGCGCTTGCCAAAACACTGTCTGTCAGGTCTGATATCCTTGAATATTTTAACAATTGCTTGATGGAAATCAATGAGTATGAAACAAAGCTAAAAAAGATGCTGCTAAACAAAGGCATATATATGAAATCACCTCATGTCATCCCAGTAAAAGAAACCAGTTTTGTAGAAAGCAAAAAATTCATGGGCGGATTGTTCGGCGATAAAAGGCCCCCGAATGTGATTGAAATTACTAATATTTATATGAATTTGAAAAGGAATGCCATGGGAAAAACGATTATGGTTGGATTCAGCCAGGTCGCCCAATCGAAGGAAGTTGGCCAATTCATGGTAAGAGGCAGGGACATAGCTGCCAAACATACACAAGTATTTGCAGGGATGCTCGAAGAAAGTTATTTGCCTGTGAGCATGACTTGGGATATGGAAGTAACAGATTCCACCGATCCACCCTTTTCAGATAAATTAATGATGTTTATGACCACATCCCTCATTGCTTTAAGTGCAGGGGTTTATGCAACAAGTGCTGCTTCAAGTGCGCGAAAAGATATTGCGATTAATTTCATTCGTTTGTCTGCTGAAATTGCTAATTTTGCTGAAGATGGTGCAAACATTCTCATAAAAAATGGCTGGTTCGAGGAGCCGCCGCATCCGGCAGACCATGATGAACTGGCAAATATATAA
- a CDS encoding DsbA family oxidoreductase, which translates to MGKRHLEDAIKQINHPIEVTYRCFELDPTAERDIKDNMYEKLSKKYGMTIEQAKANTKNMVQMARNAGLEFNIDTVVLTNTFDAHRLTMYAKTKGLMKEMTERLLRAYFTDSRHIGDHAALAELAEEVGLNREEAEKMLAGNEFADEVRADEQLAQQYRITGVPFFLINKKYALSGAQPTEMFVQALQKIIAEDEITVLNDNDGMICDDDGCEIPEK; encoded by the coding sequence ATTGGCAAAAGGCATCTGGAGGATGCCATTAAACAGATTAATCATCCAATTGAAGTGACTTATAGATGCTTCGAGCTGGACCCGACGGCTGAACGGGATATAAAGGATAATATGTATGAAAAGTTATCCAAAAAATATGGGATGACGATTGAACAGGCGAAAGCCAACACGAAAAACATGGTGCAGATGGCGAGAAATGCCGGGCTTGAATTCAACATTGATACCGTCGTTCTTACTAACACGTTTGATGCTCATCGTCTGACGATGTATGCCAAAACGAAAGGGCTAATGAAAGAAATGACTGAACGGCTGCTCCGGGCTTATTTTACAGATTCCAGGCATATAGGAGATCATGCCGCTTTAGCAGAATTAGCCGAAGAAGTTGGCCTGAACCGTGAGGAAGCAGAAAAAATGCTTGCCGGCAATGAGTTTGCAGATGAAGTCCGTGCAGATGAGCAATTGGCACAGCAATACCGCATCACCGGGGTTCCATTCTTCCTTATCAATAAAAAGTATGCACTTAGCGGAGCACAGCCAACTGAGATGTTTGTTCAAGCTTTGCAGAAGATTATTGCAGAGGATGAGATTACTGTTTTAAATGATAATGACGGTATGATCTGTGATGATGACGGCTGTGAGATTCCTGAAAAATAA
- a CDS encoding cupin domain-containing protein, translating into MYHPNAYSYPYYPFVNAPVFHTDDMLRSNQNHFQQLCETVLEGVKREASVLELYTQLAEQAPNEEHKQNIIQAIEGKKVHLTHFCNLYYNLTGTQPEYQIGEVSIDHYRDGLHRAYQLEMEGFQENQRGSALSQLPQVQNVFIWAMTGEQENAARLVSLNDRITDYGPQPFVVDIEETTKQNNTFRTAIWTGQHLQLTLMSINPGEDIGLEIHPELDQFLRIEDGEGIVQMGDSKDRLDFQRKVADDFAIIIPAGKYHNVINTGSKPLKLYSIYAPPQHPFGTVHQTKADAMAAEEHQHGN; encoded by the coding sequence TTGTATCATCCTAATGCGTATTCCTACCCATATTACCCTTTTGTAAATGCACCTGTATTTCATACTGATGACATGTTAAGAAGCAATCAGAATCATTTTCAGCAGCTTTGTGAAACGGTTCTTGAAGGAGTCAAAAGGGAAGCTTCGGTACTTGAGCTATACACGCAGCTCGCAGAACAAGCCCCTAATGAAGAGCATAAACAAAATATTATCCAGGCTATTGAAGGGAAGAAAGTCCATTTAACCCATTTCTGCAATCTTTATTACAATTTAACGGGAACACAGCCGGAGTATCAGATTGGCGAAGTATCCATTGATCATTACCGCGATGGCTTGCATAGGGCTTATCAATTGGAAATGGAAGGTTTCCAGGAAAATCAGCGAGGGTCCGCACTTTCTCAGCTTCCGCAGGTTCAAAATGTGTTCATTTGGGCTATGACAGGGGAACAGGAAAATGCTGCGCGTCTTGTTTCACTAAATGACCGGATTACCGACTATGGCCCTCAGCCATTTGTCGTTGATATAGAGGAAACGACAAAGCAAAATAACACTTTCCGGACGGCTATTTGGACAGGACAGCATTTGCAGCTGACATTGATGAGCATAAATCCTGGTGAGGATATAGGCCTGGAAATTCATCCTGAACTTGATCAATTCTTAAGAATAGAAGATGGTGAAGGGATCGTCCAGATGGGGGACAGCAAGGATCGGTTAGACTTTCAGCGGAAAGTTGCAGACGATTTTGCCATCATAATCCCTGCAGGAAAATACCATAACGTCATCAATACAGGCAGTAAGCCTCTCAAGCTATACTCCATCTACGCGCCGCCGCAGCACCCATTTGGAACCGTGCATCAAACGAAAGCAGATGCGATGGCAGCTGAGGAGCATCAGCACGGAAATTAA
- a CDS encoding endospore germination permease, producing the protein MQNLVKVLIPRQLFLLLILSTGLLNHVILIPNLLTAAGRDSWLSVIAAYPISLIFMWLIYYILKNSSDEGFFSMLRQRLGKTFSVLLSVPVIVFLITSSYITFRDLMIWLNAFFLADASVLMINIILIIVCSIMTMAGVKYMAISSGVLLPFVMLFGVFISITNTRLKDPSLLFPLFSGGGEPFISGIFYTLSGLLEVYIILLLQPYSQKPFKFKHLVFLLTLLTGLTLGPLTASIMEFGPVEATKFLYPAHEQWRVLSIGEYISHMDFLALYQWLSGALIRIGLFMYLIGAFFQVKKKHYRLNPKLVLALYVVLFGLMSIKIETHTFYQFIYKYYLPVSMMFFLSYILLSALIVLVLKKRDEKHGKNKNSKVQSST; encoded by the coding sequence ATGCAAAATTTAGTTAAAGTCCTAATACCCAGACAACTGTTTCTGTTGCTCATCCTGTCCACAGGCTTGCTTAACCATGTCATTTTGATTCCGAATTTATTGACAGCTGCCGGAAGAGACAGCTGGCTGAGTGTGATTGCAGCCTATCCAATCTCGCTGATTTTCATGTGGCTTATTTACTACATACTTAAAAACTCATCAGATGAAGGTTTCTTCTCCATGCTGAGACAGCGTCTCGGAAAGACGTTTTCCGTTCTCTTATCGGTTCCTGTTATTGTTTTTTTAATTACGAGCTCCTATATAACATTCAGGGACTTAATGATTTGGTTAAATGCGTTTTTCCTGGCAGATGCCTCAGTATTAATGATTAACATCATTTTAATAATTGTTTGTTCCATAATGACTATGGCCGGTGTGAAATATATGGCTATATCAAGCGGTGTACTGCTGCCTTTTGTGATGCTTTTCGGGGTCTTTATTTCCATTACAAACACCAGATTGAAAGACCCCAGCCTGTTGTTTCCATTATTTTCAGGCGGTGGAGAACCTTTCATAAGCGGAATTTTCTATACTCTTTCGGGATTGCTTGAGGTTTATATCATCCTCTTACTGCAGCCATATTCACAGAAACCCTTTAAATTCAAGCATTTAGTTTTCCTTTTGACGCTTCTGACAGGATTAACTTTGGGGCCGCTTACAGCCTCGATTATGGAATTTGGTCCTGTGGAGGCGACGAAATTTCTTTACCCTGCCCATGAGCAATGGAGAGTCTTAAGCATTGGAGAGTACATCTCTCATATGGACTTTCTCGCCTTATATCAGTGGCTGAGCGGTGCATTAATCAGAATTGGCTTATTTATGTATTTAATAGGTGCTTTTTTTCAAGTCAAAAAGAAACATTATCGATTGAATCCCAAATTGGTCCTTGCTTTATACGTTGTTTTGTTTGGATTGATGAGCATAAAAATCGAAACTCACACTTTTTATCAATTTATCTATAAGTATTATCTTCCAGTCAGTATGATGTTTTTTCTGTCTTATATCCTTTTGTCTGCCCTGATTGTATTAGTTCTGAAGAAAAGGGATGAAAAACATGGCAAGAACAAAAATTCTAAAGTCCAATCCTCAACCTAA
- a CDS encoding spore germination protein yields the protein MARTKILKSNPQPKENGCAKAEELEQQFCKSSDFVKKSHVTEKDQFEMLYFDTLVDTQYLDQYILPMIAAEKKGLSKDKLRTLFQADLITDKSIDDLSQMLFEGNFLFLADKDLLSIKAANLPKRQPEESALETSIRGPKDGFVEDLQTNISLIRRRLNTSTLCVEKYTFGKRSKTKVALMYMEDIIDKRVLEEIHKRLGKVELDILTSIHELDSLIRDRPYSIFPSLDYTGRPDFIVQALNQGRFAILVDGNPTVTFAPVNLLLQTKSPEDFYMNYAFVSMERFIRMIGITVSGFLPGVWIAFSAFNIEQIPYLLVATISVSRFGLPLSAPIEMFIILLLFELFNEAGIRLPRAIGQTVAVLGGLIVGDAAIRAGLTSPTMLVVAAITYISSFTLVSQSLSSAITIVRFFVIIMSTFLGLFGVILCYIITVLYFSTLSSFGVPYLSALAPISWRESIKAFLMLPVQFYKSRSTSTSPDDPTRGEK from the coding sequence ATGGCAAGAACAAAAATTCTAAAGTCCAATCCTCAACCTAAAGAGAATGGCTGCGCAAAGGCAGAAGAACTAGAGCAGCAATTTTGCAAAAGCAGCGATTTTGTGAAGAAATCCCATGTTACAGAGAAAGATCAGTTTGAAATGTTATATTTCGATACCTTGGTCGATACTCAATATTTGGATCAATATATCCTGCCGATGATTGCAGCCGAGAAGAAGGGCCTGTCAAAAGATAAGCTCAGGACTTTATTTCAAGCTGACCTTATAACGGATAAGTCCATTGATGACTTGTCCCAAATGCTTTTTGAAGGGAATTTTCTGTTCCTGGCTGACAAGGACCTATTAAGTATTAAGGCAGCAAACCTTCCAAAAAGGCAGCCTGAAGAATCTGCGCTGGAGACATCCATTAGAGGCCCAAAGGATGGATTTGTAGAAGATCTGCAGACCAATATATCTTTAATACGCAGAAGGCTCAATACCAGCACTTTATGTGTTGAAAAATATACATTTGGAAAACGAAGCAAAACGAAAGTGGCCCTTATGTATATGGAAGATATTATTGATAAGCGTGTGCTGGAAGAGATCCATAAAAGGCTTGGCAAGGTTGAGCTCGATATTTTGACGAGCATCCATGAACTCGACTCGTTAATTAGGGATCGCCCCTATTCAATTTTCCCCAGTCTTGATTATACCGGCCGTCCGGATTTTATCGTTCAGGCACTGAATCAGGGGCGGTTCGCCATACTGGTGGATGGAAATCCAACCGTCACCTTTGCCCCAGTCAATTTATTATTGCAGACTAAATCGCCTGAAGATTTTTACATGAATTATGCGTTTGTGAGTATGGAAAGATTTATAAGAATGATTGGTATAACGGTATCGGGTTTCCTCCCAGGGGTATGGATCGCTTTTTCCGCTTTTAATATTGAACAGATTCCTTACCTGCTGGTTGCCACTATATCAGTGTCCAGATTTGGCCTGCCTTTAAGTGCCCCAATTGAAATGTTCATCATACTACTTTTGTTTGAGCTTTTTAATGAAGCAGGAATCAGGCTGCCCAGAGCCATTGGGCAGACAGTGGCCGTACTGGGAGGTTTAATTGTCGGTGATGCAGCTATAAGAGCAGGCTTAACCTCCCCAACGATGCTGGTTGTTGCGGCGATTACGTATATTTCATCTTTTACCCTTGTGAGTCAGTCCCTTAGTTCTGCCATTACCATAGTTAGATTCTTCGTTATCATCATGAGTACTTTTTTAGGCTTGTTTGGGGTCATCTTATGCTATATTATCACTGTTTTATACTTTTCGACGCTCTCATCCTTTGGAGTGCCTTACCTCTCGGCTTTAGCTCCAATCAGTTGGAGAGAAAGCATAAAGGCATTTCTGATGCTGCCTGTACAATTTTATAAATCCCGCTCCACGTCCACCAGCCCTGACGATCCCACGAGGGGGGAGAAATAA
- a CDS encoding Ger(x)C family spore germination protein, with translation MARNVVLMIAACCLMLSGCSGIKNIQDLTYIVSIGMDFDEEKDEYTVYLQGLNFLNVAKQEGGKSAEPVPIFVASAKGETLNLAVRKLYKMSEPPLYFGHVKTLVITNRIVQHKFEEVVEEVGKNRSIRPTLHVVTTDEEIEEVFNINALFNYPAVYTVLFKKDAYEVAQNEIRPVALMNFLREYYEPMNAARLPFVKIDKTSWKAEKDYPVLYFDGYSIFQNRKHMKELAFEDSLFLGWLMEKYIAVDERVEEDGKLAAAVKLESPKLKIKYDEDSSTPKFSIDLSIRADLLEKVQDISMNRLTSLVEEEIKKKLRTLYLDGVETKIDYLNAGEKWFRMHPEKFAELQKTGQFYLEEDSLTDIKVKVQIFSFNSYKYNE, from the coding sequence ATGGCCAGAAACGTGGTGCTGATGATTGCCGCATGCTGTCTAATGCTTTCAGGATGCTCGGGCATCAAAAATATACAGGATTTAACCTATATTGTATCAATCGGAATGGATTTTGATGAAGAAAAAGATGAATATACGGTATATCTACAGGGTCTAAACTTTTTAAATGTCGCCAAGCAGGAAGGCGGAAAATCAGCAGAGCCTGTCCCTATTTTTGTGGCTTCGGCCAAAGGAGAAACGTTAAATTTAGCTGTAAGGAAGCTGTATAAAATGTCCGAACCTCCTTTATATTTCGGCCATGTAAAGACTCTTGTGATCACAAACCGGATTGTTCAGCACAAATTTGAGGAAGTGGTGGAGGAGGTTGGAAAGAATCGTTCCATTCGCCCTACGCTTCATGTCGTCACAACAGATGAAGAAATTGAAGAGGTTTTTAATATAAATGCCTTATTTAATTATCCAGCCGTTTATACAGTATTATTTAAAAAGGATGCTTACGAGGTAGCACAAAATGAAATTAGGCCGGTAGCATTAATGAATTTTCTGCGGGAATATTATGAACCAATGAATGCTGCACGACTGCCTTTCGTCAAAATTGATAAAACAAGCTGGAAGGCTGAAAAGGATTATCCGGTATTATATTTTGATGGCTATTCAATTTTTCAAAACAGGAAACATATGAAGGAGCTTGCATTTGAAGATTCTTTATTTCTAGGCTGGCTGATGGAAAAATATATTGCTGTTGATGAAAGGGTCGAAGAAGATGGTAAATTGGCTGCAGCAGTAAAGCTGGAAAGTCCGAAGCTGAAAATCAAGTATGATGAAGATTCCTCCACCCCAAAATTTTCAATTGATTTATCCATTCGGGCTGATTTACTGGAAAAAGTGCAGGACATTTCCATGAACCGATTAACAAGTCTGGTTGAGGAGGAAATAAAAAAGAAACTAAGAACACTATATTTGGATGGAGTGGAAACTAAGATTGATTATCTGAATGCCGGCGAGAAATGGTTTCGCATGCACCCTGAGAAATTTGCAGAATTACAAAAAACAGGCCAATTCTATCTGGAAGAAGACTCTCTTACTGATATCAAGGTAAAAGTTCAGATTTTTAGCTTCAACAGCTATAAATATAATGAATGA